One Vallitalea pronyensis genomic region harbors:
- a CDS encoding calcium/sodium antiporter: protein MIIPILLFLIGLILIVKGGDLFIDSSINIARAYHLPEIFIGATIVSIATTAPEVIVSVTAAANGHTTMSIGNAIGSTICNTGLILGITNIIMPSTIKGKFFKIKSIVLLLFFIVISFFAYDGLITKDDSLMLIMLLLGYMMLDTFILKYKRKQTSQHNREIFCFSRKIKILLFFVIGIFSIIGGSNLLINNGVQIAEFIGVPESVISLSLIAFGTSLPELTTALTAMKKGHTSLSAGNIIGANILNITFVIGSSGLVSPLTIEKQNIFLDFPVSFLLILVLTLPCLFKSKISRIQAIILLIIYVTYITILYRLYI from the coding sequence TTGATAATACCAATTCTATTATTTCTCATTGGCCTAATATTAATTGTAAAGGGAGGAGATTTATTTATTGACTCATCCATTAATATAGCCAGAGCATATCATCTACCTGAAATCTTTATCGGGGCTACAATAGTAAGTATAGCAACAACAGCTCCTGAAGTAATTGTCTCTGTCACAGCCGCCGCTAATGGCCATACTACCATGAGTATAGGTAATGCGATTGGATCTACAATATGTAATACAGGTCTAATCTTAGGTATCACTAATATTATAATGCCTAGTACTATCAAAGGGAAATTCTTTAAAATAAAATCTATTGTACTCTTACTTTTCTTTATCGTTATTTCTTTTTTTGCATATGATGGTTTAATCACTAAAGATGACTCATTAATGCTTATTATGCTTTTACTAGGATATATGATGTTAGATACTTTTATATTAAAATATAAAAGAAAGCAAACTTCTCAACACAACAGAGAAATATTTTGTTTTAGCAGAAAAATTAAAATACTATTATTTTTTGTTATCGGTATATTTAGTATCATAGGAGGATCTAATCTTCTTATTAACAATGGAGTACAGATAGCCGAATTTATTGGTGTTCCAGAGTCTGTTATCAGTCTGTCCCTGATCGCTTTTGGAACTTCTTTACCTGAATTAACAACTGCACTGACAGCTATGAAAAAAGGACACACATCATTATCTGCAGGAAATATAATAGGAGCTAATATTCTAAATATAACCTTTGTAATTGGAAGTTCAGGATTAGTATCTCCACTTACAATTGAAAAGCAAAACATCTTTTTAGATTTTCCAGTATCCTTTTTATTGATACTTGTTCTTACTCTTCCTTGTTTGTTTAAAAGTAAAATTAGTAGAATCCAAGCTATTATTTTATTGATTATATATGTTACATACATAACTATATTATATCGACTATACATATAA
- a CDS encoding helix-turn-helix transcriptional regulator, producing MTNNIRRLRFFANEMTQQQLAEKVGASRQTIGAIEAGKYSPSLELAFRIADAFEVKIGEVFDYEVKVE from the coding sequence ATGACAAACAACATCAGACGACTTCGTTTCTTTGCCAATGAAATGACACAACAGCAGCTTGCCGAAAAGGTTGGAGCCTCAAGACAGACCATTGGGGCAATAGAGGCTGGGAAGTATTCTCCTTCATTGGAGCTTGCTTTTCGCATAGCGGATGCATTTGAAGTTAAGATTGGAGAAGTATTCGATTATGAAGTGAAGGTGGAGTAA
- a CDS encoding DUF4386 domain-containing protein yields the protein MMLRNMQYKSRAIWVGILIIAAYSMLTYTITEHIMLGVITDIVSGLAVIGTAVLMYPVFNVTGNQHLNFIYLGSKVLEGILVLIGGISILFPTLVRFRTILYDDIFIYFFIIGALFFYILLYRIRVIPTFISIWGICSTVILIVMAIIKLTGINTTIIDIFILPVILNEIFLAVWLMVKGFNKSRK from the coding sequence ATGATGTTAAGGAATATGCAATATAAATCAAGAGCCATATGGGTGGGAATATTAATTATTGCAGCTTACAGCATGCTCACTTACACCATTACCGAACATATCATGTTAGGGGTGATTACTGATATAGTAAGCGGATTAGCTGTTATTGGCACAGCAGTCCTTATGTACCCGGTTTTCAATGTTACAGGTAACCAGCATCTTAATTTTATATATTTAGGTAGTAAAGTTCTTGAAGGAATTCTTGTGCTTATAGGAGGAATATCCATTCTTTTTCCTACCCTTGTCAGATTTAGAACCATACTGTATGATGATATTTTTATTTACTTTTTTATCATAGGCGCATTGTTTTTTTACATTTTACTTTATCGAATACGTGTTATTCCAACATTTATTTCTATTTGGGGTATTTGTTCAACGGTTATACTTATTGTAATGGCAATCATTAAACTTACAGGCATTAACACAACCATTATAGACATATTCATATTACCTGTGATTTTAAATGAGATCTTTTTAGCAGTTTGGCTTATGGTGAAAGGATTTAATAAGAGTAGGAAATGA
- a CDS encoding MerR family transcriptional regulator, translating into MYKIGEFSRITNMTIKTLRYYDKEGILVPAKREEGSAYRFYDSNNYETAILIKKLRDFQFSISEIKDVLTLCHNEADLHYILKEKKEQIQREIAVREKLVQKIMDSVDHKNKEMDVTMRYEITIKDIPEIKVASIRYKDRYENCGSYIGKLYKALKGNVGGECFNLYHDSEYAEIADIETCVPVKKDVNNPKISCRKVPKIKAISTIHKGSYENSSHAYKALLDYAKQNNLETTTPTREVYIKGPGMIFKGNPHKYITEIIIPIVETEGEN; encoded by the coding sequence ATGTATAAAATAGGAGAATTCTCTAGGATAACCAATATGACCATCAAAACTTTGCGGTATTATGATAAAGAAGGTATTTTAGTCCCAGCCAAAAGGGAAGAAGGTAGTGCGTATCGATTTTATGACAGCAATAATTATGAGACAGCAATCCTTATAAAGAAACTAAGAGATTTTCAATTTTCAATTTCTGAAATCAAGGACGTATTAACCTTATGTCATAATGAAGCTGATTTACACTATATTTTGAAGGAAAAGAAGGAACAGATTCAAAGGGAGATAGCTGTTAGAGAAAAGCTTGTTCAAAAAATAATGGATTCGGTTGACCATAAGAATAAGGAGATGGATGTTACTATGCGTTATGAGATTACCATAAAAGATATTCCAGAAATTAAAGTGGCTTCAATAAGATACAAAGATAGATATGAAAATTGTGGAAGTTATATAGGCAAACTTTATAAAGCTCTAAAAGGCAATGTTGGCGGTGAATGTTTTAATCTATATCATGACAGTGAGTATGCTGAAATAGCAGATATTGAAACATGTGTGCCTGTAAAAAAAGATGTAAATAATCCTAAGATTTCTTGCAGAAAGGTACCTAAGATCAAAGCAATTAGCACCATTCATAAAGGGAGTTATGAAAATTCAAGCCATGCCTATAAAGCGTTGCTAGATTATGCTAAGCAGAACAATTTAGAAACGACTACGCCCACGAGAGAAGTTTATATTAAAGGTCCAGGTATGATCTTTAAAGGAAATCCCCATAAATATATCACAGAAATAATCATTCCAATTGTAGAGACGGAAGGTGAAAATTAA
- a CDS encoding alpha/beta fold hydrolase has translation MKKKLLFIGIILMIVIGVVAFIMIRMTGKPLYTIGNVKKEINLRAPLEPPIQSGNIGYFQVEEDIKLNYFTQGTGDNILILHGGPGMPYAEEWKGLDELSKTHRFIYYDQRGSGSSTRPINTFSSKNYYKNMLELESTLGLTAQIADIERIRRILGEEKLTLIGHSFGAVLASLYATEFPENVESLILVAPAPLLKMPLEVPGLFDNIEGQLQEEDIDDYSDFLKRYFDYKNLFKKSEEELVALNNELGTYFYKAYEKGEGITPPKNAKAGGWMVQAIYLSMGQKYDYTESISKVKVPTLIIHTGNDFVQDEKASQLYLDVFPHAKYVVMDRAGHMPFNDLPNEFSKIVDRFLGDIE, from the coding sequence ATGAAAAAAAAGCTACTATTTATAGGTATTATATTGATGATAGTAATAGGGGTAGTAGCATTTATCATGATAAGAATGACAGGGAAGCCGTTATATACGATAGGTAATGTGAAAAAGGAGATAAATCTAAGAGCACCTCTTGAACCTCCTATCCAATCAGGCAACATTGGGTATTTTCAAGTTGAAGAAGATATCAAACTGAATTATTTTACTCAAGGAACAGGTGATAATATATTAATATTACATGGTGGACCTGGTATGCCCTATGCAGAAGAGTGGAAAGGTTTAGATGAACTTTCTAAGACACATCGCTTTATTTATTATGACCAAAGAGGAAGCGGTTCGTCAACCCGTCCAATCAATACGTTTTCATCCAAAAATTACTACAAAAATATGTTGGAGCTGGAATCAACTTTGGGTCTAACTGCCCAAATAGCCGATATAGAACGTATACGAAGAATTTTAGGGGAAGAAAAACTCACATTAATTGGACATTCTTTTGGTGCAGTCCTCGCCTCACTATATGCTACTGAATTTCCTGAAAATGTAGAGTCATTAATTCTTGTAGCACCAGCACCATTGCTTAAAATGCCCTTGGAAGTACCTGGGCTATTTGATAACATAGAAGGGCAGTTACAAGAAGAGGATATTGATGATTATTCGGACTTTCTAAAAAGATATTTTGATTATAAGAATCTATTTAAAAAATCAGAAGAAGAATTAGTAGCACTAAACAATGAGTTAGGCACTTATTTCTATAAGGCATATGAAAAAGGTGAGGGCATTACACCGCCCAAAAATGCTAAAGCAGGAGGGTGGATGGTGCAAGCTATCTATTTAAGTATGGGACAAAAATACGATTATACGGAAAGCATTTCAAAAGTAAAAGTACCAACTTTAATCATACACACAGGCAATGACTTTGTTCAAGATGAAAAAGCAAGTCAATTATATCTAGATGTTTTTCCACATGCAAAGTATGTGGTGATGGATCGTGCAGGGCACATGCCGTTTAATGATCTACCGAATGAATTCAGTAAAATAGTTGATAGGTTTTTAGGCGACATAGAATAA
- a CDS encoding DUF3795 domain-containing protein translates to MKKYKGFIPPCGIYCGGCYRYKSGKKNECLGAETHCKTRKCKSIYMCCVEKKGLNYCYECNNFPCSRFKKFAESWKKYGQDLIENQMLLEQYGEEKWLQQMLGKNRISTEE, encoded by the coding sequence ATGAAAAAATATAAAGGGTTTATTCCTCCCTGTGGTATTTATTGTGGAGGCTGTTATCGCTATAAATCAGGCAAGAAAAATGAATGTCTAGGTGCTGAAACACATTGTAAAACCAGAAAATGTAAAAGTATTTATATGTGTTGTGTAGAAAAAAAAGGACTTAATTACTGTTATGAATGTAACAATTTCCCATGTTCAAGATTCAAAAAATTCGCTGAGAGTTGGAAGAAGTATGGGCAGGATTTGATAGAAAACCAAATGCTTTTAGAGCAATATGGTGAGGAGAAATGGTTACAGCAAATGTTGGGGAAAAATAGAATATCAACAGAAGAGTAA
- a CDS encoding glycoside hydrolase family 3 N-terminal domain-containing protein, which produces MDYKNSNLSVEQRINDLLARMTLEEKVAQLDMCLATDFATKPSKKHICSIDEDSEFDYEKLKDRLAHRGIGSMTSVYTVPAVTNRLQRYFVEETRLGIPCLFTGEGLHGIDGLRGTVFPSCLGMAATFNPDLVYRIGDAIGKETRSLGIHEVLSPNLDIARELRWGRVEETFGEDTYLASRLGVSIIKGLQKGDISRPDSVVSEPKHYCVYGIPEGGSNCSPAHVGRREVKSVYLPVFEAGIKEGGAYNVMASYNSVDGDVMMCSNNYLDKILKQELGLKGYSRSDWGGIGKIKGRHHLVTEDSEAIRMAIGNGLDVQGLDYPNDIFEPTLVDLVNNNAIPMSRIDDAVSRVLRVKFDLGLFDNPYSNEDNYLNWIRCEEHRLISLNTARESITLLKNNGALPLDKSVKSIALIGPNSASPKIGGYSSIPTGYTIASVLDVLKSSVGEDVTIRQCNGCSITEGEKTEHIIDGHPHLYSEGEDEILNTLDEAVMIASECDVIIMVGGDNSLTSGECHDRTELTLPGKQRELIKKLSELNKPLHLVLLNGKAFDLSLESQLCDSIMMAWFGGEHGSQAIVEALFGELNPSGRLPLSFPQSSGRIPCYYSMLPGGDFEFFEGTKEPMYSFGYGLSYTTFDYSNLQVSTIDQNTFEGTVTIDITNTGDTSGDEVIQLYVNDLQSSVATPMKLLKGFKRIHLAPHACKTVTFELNFDTFKLMDLDCQWVVEPGDFKIMVGAASNDIRCETIITL; this is translated from the coding sequence ATGGACTATAAAAATAGTAATTTATCAGTAGAACAACGTATTAATGATCTACTAGCACGAATGACCCTAGAAGAGAAAGTTGCCCAACTGGATATGTGCCTTGCCACAGATTTTGCAACAAAACCATCCAAAAAGCATATCTGCAGTATTGATGAAGATAGTGAATTCGATTACGAAAAATTGAAGGATCGGTTAGCCCATCGAGGTATCGGTTCAATGACTTCTGTATACACTGTTCCAGCAGTAACGAATCGGCTCCAACGTTACTTTGTTGAAGAAACCCGACTAGGTATACCATGCCTTTTTACAGGGGAAGGCCTTCATGGCATCGATGGTCTTCGAGGAACAGTCTTTCCATCTTGTTTAGGAATGGCTGCAACCTTTAATCCCGATCTCGTTTATCGTATAGGCGATGCCATTGGGAAAGAAACCAGGTCACTGGGCATACACGAAGTACTATCACCTAATCTAGATATTGCTAGAGAATTGCGTTGGGGACGTGTTGAAGAAACCTTTGGTGAAGATACATATCTTGCTTCAAGACTTGGTGTTTCTATTATTAAAGGTCTTCAAAAAGGTGATATAAGCCGACCAGATTCAGTTGTTTCAGAGCCGAAACACTACTGTGTCTATGGTATTCCAGAAGGAGGCTCCAATTGTTCACCTGCCCATGTAGGGCGTCGTGAAGTTAAGAGCGTATATCTACCTGTATTTGAAGCTGGAATCAAGGAAGGTGGCGCATACAATGTCATGGCAAGTTATAACAGTGTTGATGGTGACGTTATGATGTGCTCCAACAATTATTTAGATAAAATTCTCAAACAAGAGCTTGGTCTTAAAGGCTACTCGCGTTCAGATTGGGGTGGTATCGGTAAAATTAAGGGACGCCACCATCTTGTTACCGAAGATAGTGAAGCTATTCGAATGGCAATCGGTAACGGGTTAGATGTTCAAGGTCTTGATTACCCTAATGATATTTTTGAACCAACCCTTGTTGATCTTGTGAATAATAACGCTATACCCATGTCACGCATTGATGATGCGGTTAGCAGAGTTCTTCGAGTTAAGTTTGATCTAGGACTATTTGATAACCCTTACAGCAATGAAGATAACTACCTGAATTGGATACGTTGCGAAGAGCATCGATTAATTAGTTTAAATACAGCCAGAGAATCCATTACATTACTTAAAAATAACGGTGCTTTACCTTTGGATAAATCGGTTAAATCAATTGCTCTCATTGGCCCTAACTCTGCTTCTCCAAAAATTGGCGGCTATTCATCCATACCTACAGGTTATACCATTGCGTCTGTACTTGATGTGCTTAAGTCATCCGTTGGCGAAGATGTAACCATTCGTCAATGTAACGGCTGTTCAATAACTGAAGGTGAGAAAACAGAACATATAATAGACGGTCATCCTCATTTATACTCTGAGGGTGAAGATGAAATCCTTAACACTTTAGACGAAGCCGTTATGATTGCATCTGAATGTGATGTCATCATCATGGTAGGCGGTGATAACTCACTCACATCAGGGGAATGCCATGATCGAACAGAACTAACGCTGCCAGGCAAACAACGAGAGCTGATTAAAAAACTTTCTGAACTTAACAAACCATTACACCTAGTTCTACTTAATGGAAAAGCATTTGATCTTTCTTTAGAATCCCAACTCTGTGATAGCATCATGATGGCATGGTTTGGAGGCGAACATGGTTCTCAAGCCATCGTGGAAGCTCTTTTTGGCGAACTCAATCCTTCCGGTCGATTACCTCTTTCATTTCCACAAAGTTCCGGTCGGATTCCATGCTATTATTCTATGCTTCCTGGTGGTGATTTTGAGTTCTTTGAAGGTACCAAAGAGCCTATGTACTCTTTTGGTTACGGGTTATCCTATACTACTTTTGATTACAGCAATCTCCAAGTTTCAACCATAGACCAAAATACCTTTGAAGGTACAGTAACGATAGATATTACAAATACAGGAGATACTTCAGGTGATGAAGTCATCCAGCTTTATGTTAACGATCTTCAAAGTAGTGTTGCTACACCAATGAAGTTATTAAAAGGCTTTAAACGCATTCATTTAGCACCTCATGCATGTAAAACTGTCACATTTGAACTGAACTTTGACACTTTTAAATTAATGGATTTAGACTGTCAATGGGTTGTTGAGCCAGGAGACTTCAAAATAATGGTTGGTGCTGCATCAAATGATATTCGATGTGAAACTATTATTACACTCTAA
- a CDS encoding substrate-binding domain-containing protein — MGKVTMQHIADALGISRVSVWKVFNKQSGISEKLKNDVLAKAEELGYFRNMVLKETAPQRNKTIAVIVARPESATFWTNIIFQISSELSRHNINLMYATIPSEFSSSFSLPNMLTDRTISGVIVLNIYDTRILSEINRLSLPKVFLDITPDFPIRELSGDLILLEGYETIRKITSSVISKGCSKIGFIGDTRYAKTNQDRYKGFVRTLKENNIEFKKEYCLIDHIDIYSYYVQMTKFFDSFNDLPEAFICANDHIASFLYQYFSEHPERLTHDIMVTGYDGSSEYLNVSGLLTTAFVNTEDLGRRLAYQIRFREENPAAQYELTYIYPEIIYRDYNLSP; from the coding sequence ATGGGAAAAGTTACAATGCAGCATATAGCCGATGCTCTCGGTATATCACGCGTAAGCGTGTGGAAAGTATTCAACAAACAGTCCGGTATATCCGAAAAATTGAAGAACGATGTTCTGGCAAAAGCAGAAGAGCTAGGATACTTCAGAAACATGGTGTTAAAGGAGACAGCACCTCAAAGAAACAAAACCATTGCTGTCATTGTAGCTCGGCCTGAATCCGCAACTTTCTGGACTAACATTATCTTTCAGATATCTAGCGAACTAAGCCGACATAATATAAACCTTATGTATGCCACTATTCCATCTGAGTTCTCAAGCAGCTTTTCACTGCCTAACATGCTGACAGACAGAACCATTAGCGGTGTAATCGTTTTAAACATCTATGACACAAGAATTCTAAGTGAAATTAATAGGCTATCACTTCCAAAGGTTTTTCTTGATATCACCCCGGATTTTCCTATTAGAGAACTTTCAGGTGACCTGATACTTTTGGAAGGTTATGAGACGATCCGCAAAATTACTTCATCCGTTATATCAAAAGGTTGCAGTAAAATAGGGTTCATCGGTGATACACGCTATGCTAAAACGAACCAGGACAGATATAAAGGATTTGTCCGAACTTTAAAAGAAAATAACATTGAATTTAAAAAAGAATATTGCCTTATTGACCACATTGACATCTACAGTTACTATGTGCAAATGACTAAGTTCTTCGACTCTTTTAATGACCTGCCTGAAGCTTTTATCTGTGCTAATGATCATATTGCAAGTTTTCTATACCAATATTTTAGCGAGCATCCCGAAAGGCTGACCCATGATATTATGGTAACCGGCTATGATGGAAGCAGTGAATATCTTAATGTTTCAGGCCTTCTTACAACAGCCTTCGTAAACACCGAAGACCTTGGACGCAGGCTAGCTTATCAGATAAGATTCAGAGAAGAAAATCCAGCTGCCCAATATGAACTGACGTACATCTATCCCGAAATCATCTATCGGGATTACAACCTTTCACCATAG
- a CDS encoding glycoside hydrolase family 130 protein — protein MTIIGQPLKNIPWEEKPENCNEPMWRYSKNPIIPKNAIPSSNSIFNSAVVPYEDGFAGVFRCDTKARLMNINAGFSKDGLNWQIEHHPIEFKQAPGHDFIHSDYKYDPRVVQLDDKYYIQWCNGYHGPTIGMGYTEDFKEYYQMENAFMPYNRNGVLFPRKIDGMYMMLSRPSDNGHTPFGDIWLSKSPDLKYWGEHRFVMGTASFEESAWQCTKIGAGPAPIETSEGWLLFYHGVLHSCNGFVYAMGVALLDIHDPSIIIARSKPYLLTPEKDYECVGDVHNVIFPCAALSDAETGRIVVYYGGADTVVGCAFCKVDELIPWLFENNL, from the coding sequence ATGACAATTATTGGACAACCCTTAAAAAACATTCCCTGGGAAGAAAAACCCGAAAACTGCAACGAACCCATGTGGCGTTACTCTAAGAATCCTATTATCCCCAAAAATGCAATCCCCTCTTCCAACAGCATCTTTAACAGTGCTGTTGTTCCATACGAAGATGGATTTGCAGGGGTGTTCCGCTGTGATACAAAAGCAAGGCTAATGAATATCAACGCAGGTTTCAGCAAAGACGGTCTTAACTGGCAAATAGAACATCATCCCATTGAATTCAAACAAGCACCTGGACATGACTTTATCCATTCTGATTACAAGTACGACCCCCGTGTTGTACAATTAGATGATAAATACTATATTCAATGGTGCAATGGTTATCACGGACCAACTATTGGTATGGGCTATACAGAAGACTTTAAAGAATATTATCAGATGGAAAATGCCTTTATGCCTTATAATCGAAATGGGGTTTTATTTCCAAGGAAAATTGATGGCATGTATATGATGTTATCAAGACCAAGTGACAATGGTCATACTCCTTTCGGCGATATCTGGCTGAGTAAATCTCCTGATCTGAAATACTGGGGGGAACATCGCTTTGTTATGGGTACTGCTTCTTTTGAAGAAAGCGCATGGCAGTGCACGAAGATCGGTGCAGGTCCTGCTCCAATTGAAACATCTGAAGGCTGGTTATTATTCTACCACGGCGTACTTCATTCGTGTAATGGCTTTGTCTATGCTATGGGCGTTGCCTTACTGGATATTCATGATCCTTCAATAATTATTGCCAGAAGTAAACCTTACTTGTTGACACCAGAAAAAGACTATGAATGTGTGGGCGATGTACATAATGTAATTTTCCCTTGCGCCGCTTTATCAGATGCTGAGACTGGACGGATCGTTGTTTATTATGGCGGTGCGGATACCGTTGTCGGTTGTGCTTTTTGTAAAGTTGATGAGCTAATTCCTTGGCTTTTTGAAAACAATTTGTAA
- a CDS encoding helix-turn-helix domain-containing protein, with protein sequence MKEYCKHIKPENPQVVTGSQLFVKEFRDVYSTDEYIFDFTEDFRKGYLLFFFKNGQGILVKDGKYTYFHQNNILVIKAGMKLKVSSHNCAYYILHIDGPSVDEIIEKVTENKEKGLISVMNPQKVRVVYSRIKASLEKGYQPYKLTAHIFTILSELDIVEAVEEKRLNEKLISKAKSFIEERFSEDLHVEDIAKVANLSKYYFTKEFKKITGLTPIQYLIRKRINHAEFLLENTSQSIFQISIDAGFNTEVNFFYHFKKANNCTPNDYRKLHRNKWS encoded by the coding sequence ATGAAGGAATATTGTAAGCATATAAAACCCGAAAACCCACAGGTAGTAACGGGTAGTCAACTATTTGTCAAGGAGTTTAGAGACGTTTACTCCACAGATGAGTATATATTTGACTTCACTGAAGATTTTAGGAAGGGTTATCTGTTGTTCTTTTTTAAGAATGGACAAGGTATTCTGGTAAAGGATGGTAAATACACGTACTTTCATCAGAATAATATTCTTGTTATTAAGGCAGGTATGAAACTAAAGGTTTCTAGTCATAATTGTGCCTATTATATTCTCCATATAGACGGGCCATCCGTTGATGAGATTATTGAGAAGGTAACGGAGAATAAAGAAAAAGGTCTAATTTCTGTTATGAATCCTCAAAAAGTTCGCGTTGTATATTCGCGCATTAAAGCATCTCTTGAAAAAGGGTATCAGCCATATAAGCTGACAGCACATATCTTTACTATCCTATCCGAACTTGATATCGTCGAGGCCGTAGAGGAGAAGCGTTTAAATGAGAAGTTAATTTCTAAGGCCAAATCCTTTATAGAAGAAAGATTTAGTGAGGATCTTCATGTTGAAGATATTGCCAAGGTAGCCAATTTATCCAAATACTACTTTACAAAGGAGTTTAAGAAAATAACAGGGTTGACCCCAATACAGTACTTGATTAGAAAGAGAATCAACCATGCAGAGTTTCTATTGGAGAACACCAGTCAGAGTATTTTCCAAATCTCTATTGATGCAGGGTTCAATACAGAAGTGAATTTCTTCTACCACTTTAAGAAAGCTAATAACTGTACGCCTAACGATTATAGAAAACTTCATAGAAACAAATGGAGTTAA